The DNA segment TATTTCTTGTTATAACGTAATAGGTACAAGAATTTCCGTCAAACAACGTATGAATCAAgttataacacaaaaatggtttttacttcagaacataaaagattcatcattgaatcttactttcgtaatagtgctttcaataacggagatttttttctgacagGAATTCGAATCTAGAATTTGGGGTACATTTTGCACTTGACGGGAATTCGTGTGCGTGACGTCCAAACCCcggtataaaatattatactgATGGGAACTCGTGTGCACCGTTCGGAACATCTgtatcgtaaaatctccctagatcaggttATCTCAATAATTTTCTAAAGTCAGAAAACTTTCAGATGTAAGCAAATTTTCTTGAAAccacaagaaataaagacaatAATGGACACTGAAAAATACAACCGAATATATTCAGTAGCGCAAGCGGctttacatcaaaatggcTGACAaacaattgacatttaattttgccAAACCAATAAATAACCATCAAATACCTAGTGGCTCCTGGCCATGGAGGTAGTATTGACAGGAGGGAGCATTCCCTATACCGTCAATGCTTTAGATGCGGTATCAGTCGGCCACTCTCTAGTACCACTTTATGACTCTTCTCAAACTACGCGCAAGCGTTAGCGTTGGTCCACTGCTCGGATCTTTTCAGTGGCGTGCTCAACAAGGGTAATTTAGGCATTTCAGCTATTTCACTTTCGGCTTTACGTATGAGTGGTTTTGGTGTGGATTTTCTCCGTATTTGggtgttgttttattgtttttgttgttattgttaaaCTTTTTGTAATTCGGAAGAATTGCAAAGAGAGTGAAAAATCCCAATTTTACAACGCCACTGAAAAGGCACATGAGGCGCTCTGCATTTAGTACCACTTTATGGCAGTACGCATTTACGCGGTATTTccgcttttttcaaatagtgcTCCCTCCTGTCAATACTACCTCTATGCTcctggctcataccaacatgaaaacactttgacaattgttttaaagaaaaaatgaactCATGAATACCTGGAGCACGTTTTTGCGAATGTTCTGCTTCTTACTTCTTCTTGTGTAGTGTCTTCATCTTTCTTCAAGAACTTCCCTTAACCTTAATATTGTTTTGGCCGACACTAGATAATACTTTTTGATAACGAAGGGCTGCATGCCGTACTCAAAATCTTCGTTTGTGGACCAGAAAAGTAGCCAGTGTGAGATACAATGCACCAATCCCAACTTTGGCACTTCGTACATAGCAGATAAACATTTCGGATCGCTCTCGTACAGACTACCAAACGATGAATTACAGATACAGgttgaaattataaaacatgGTCCTGTTGTGGCAGAAATTACGGTATACGAAGACTATCTATATTATAGCGAAGGTAAGATCAACAGTAACACCactttcaaaatgacatttagcAAAAAATTGATTGCTTTAGGGATTTACGAACACGTTGTAGGGGAAAAAATTGGAACTGATGTTGTTAAAATCATCGGGTGGTACTCAGATGAAAGCGTAACCGCTAAAACCTCTGATGACCGTGTAAATTACTGGATCGTAGTGACCAGTTGGGGTGATGAGTGGGGAGTAGAAGGATCATCCAAATTTCTCAGAGGTACGAATCAATGCGGCATTGAATCCAAAGTAAGGGCAGGGAGGATGTCTCCACGGCTGGACAAGAATGAATATTTCGATATCCGAGTACCTAGATCAGCTGAGCGTAGATCATTGTTTGTCGCACCTATATGGTTCATCATCATGTCTCTTATAAACAGTATTGTTTTAATATAActgcaatttttctcaaaatgtttAATCTGGTGACGCAATAGTTTCCGTAAGTAAGCTCAACTGGTCAGTGGTCTTGGGCGCCGTAGCCCATGGCTGGAAAGGGAGGAGTCTGTGGACGAAACTTGCCAAGGTCAAAGCCATCGAATGGGATTGGACGCAATTGGTGGACAGGGCCGTTCAAGTTCAGGGAAAATGGGTGCAGATCCTCGAGGTCAGTAGGCGGAGTCATGTTAGCAGGCTACaagctatttttattttagaaaagaatCTAGTCCTAGACCAGTGGGAACAAGTTCTGAATTTGAAGGTTCAGGTCTTGGTTCACGTTCTGTTAAAAGTTCAGGTCTGGAGATCGATGTTCGGGTTAAAGCCAGAGAATTTGTAGGAGATCCAAGTCTGGTGGTTGAGGGTCGGATTGTAGACAGAGAACCCGTTAGAGGTCGTTTCAACGAGAGGTACATAGGCGTGGCTAACAAGATGAGCAAGACGTAAGGGTAGGGCGACCCAAAATCGAGTGTAGTGGCGTAGgccagttttatttttgttcttacTTTCACAACACAGAAAATATCAGATTTTCACAACTGAGATTAAAAGTCGGTGGGGGAACTCTGCTCGGACAAAATACTTCAGTGTTCAGTGGCGTAGCAAAACCGGTCACAGCAGAGAATAGCGGTCACAGTAACAATCAGCTGATTGGAAATCTGTTAAACACCCCTATTTTACGAAAGATGGACTCGTCCGACTATTTTCCGTCTATGCTCACCCCCACCAACTGCCATATCTCATCCCGGCcttactttaataaaaaaaatatacaggtgttccagaactcgcggatcaaacttggagtgcgttttccttggtgataactgaaagtaatagtgtttaaaaaaagtacaggGTAAAGGTAATATCATCAGTCAAGGCAGTTACGTCATCACCCTGGAATAGTACATTgttgcaaaatttccaaacaAGAGTTGGACGTGTTAAAGTAAGGTTAAGCGTAGCCAACGTTAAATAACTAGCCGTGCTGAGAAAAAGGCAACGTCGCAATCGTTCAGACTGGCGGACCGGGTGAACCGCCGAACATCGAACGCCTAACAAACATAAAGGCGCGTTTTTACACGTTCtcaataaattgacattgtttATTAGATGATTATTAGTATTACAACAATTCCCATCTTACCCCCATGGAGGATGATATCTAATTTTACACTGTCCAGCAGTAGCGGCTCGTAACAAAATCAGAAGGGGgagcaaacttttttttacagaCAGAATAGATATTTATAACAAAGGTGCTGTGCTACATACTTTTCCTCATCACCGTAGAGGTAGAGTGCAAGATGCGTTTTTTTACTGTGGTTTCCCCAGTAGGCCTAATCCACAATAAGAAAAATTCTTCGTAATAAGTAACTAAATAACTTGTGGAGATAATTCTAAAAACTTTTACTTGAAGACATTCATTAATATACATTTTTGtctcaatatttaaagaattattaaaattcaatgtaaaaaaatatatacttaccaaattcaacaattttatgttTCCAACCAATCAAATTAAGTTCGATTGAAaatgttgttattaaatcattaaaattgtttattatatCTGCTTTCATAAAATTCTCTACTTCATCGTTTTGCCTTTTAGAAATTGTTTCACCCCTAAACTCTGGATCAGTTCTCTCTTTAATTGCTGGCTTTGATAGATAAGACGCTAAATTTGGAAACACGCCCTTAGGAACAGCCGCATCTTTTAGTCTGGGGCTTTTTAAAAGCAATTGTTTACAGTTTCCATCAGGTTGCAAATGTTTATCATATAAAATCATATCATCAGAACTAAAATGTAATTGACAGACCACACTTTAAGGCAGTTGCCCAGTGGTTGGCCAAGCAATGGTAAAGCGCGCTAAAcggataattatttttccacagTTTTATGTTTGAAGCTATGAtgactatattttttgttaaacattaacgtATCTCACCGGGCTACTGtctcagttttttgaaaaatcgcttcattcttttaaaaaaaattaataacgtttttcagtaattctaattatttttgctcaattttttatttagagactatttaaaaagtgcattggATTCAGAAGAACGTATCTCATGGGGCTACTGTctcagtttttggaaaaacaaattagattggaagcaaaaaaataaacaaaagcctCAACAAAACACGTAAAATTCGGTTATTAGGCAGTCCACTATACTTCTCAACTACCTGCAGCCCCTGGAGGTCGTAAACTCGGGTTGTTGGGAAGATACTTGCACTGGGCTCACGGGAACACCTCGGGGCAGGCCCGGCGTGCCGCGATGGTCAACTTATGAatcccatttttaaaatatacctgAAAGGAGATGGCCGGATTGCCGCGGTGCGGTATCATaacctttttatctttttaacAAAGTAAACCAATCACTAATTCTAATAATAGCGAGTAATTAAAATACCTAATACCTAcatataacactttttttaatcgagCACCAATTATACAGgtatccaaaaaaaaaagacgagtccatagctcccttatttatcggacgattttaattatctatacaccaaattaatttgttgtgagtaggctacaaaatggcctactaaattcacgtaaagcCCTAACgacttcaaggttaaactgtcaaatattttttgtctttttcacttttcaatatcaaatttgatgtataaaaataaaacagcccGTTAGGTGTTGCTTAGtgacactttccggctctgatattgttattataaattacttaccggactcaaattgatgatgcaattgaacatctaccggatagtatgaaataaaaatttaaactatgtaccgggtgtcccatcacttatGACAAGCacgaaaatgactttaaaactaaattatatttatacgAAAGTATTATActtagatgcataaatactgttcaccgccacaaaaattgggtattacttttttgttaaaattaattacctaggtacagcagtcaaaaaactatcactttaaaaattaaattttgttcgatgcagttcaaatttgaTACACGTTATGAAACCATAATacatagagaaataaaatccgtgattagaatttaatgaaaatgttttgatgtaaagatatttggtttatttaatttggggcgttttactttatgaaaatggattgaaaaaaattaaattaagaaacCTAAGTTAAAATaggtataattattattaacctaaaAACTATATAATCTCAGAATGTGACACTCAAAATGCAATGACAAAACGGAAAATATTTATCCCAATTATACATTCATAAAGTTTTCTGTTCCCATCCATTCCAATATCGAACCCGGTATCGGTCGTTTGGGCCAAACTACCTGCGTCTAGTAACGTCGAGTAAACGGCCAAGCTGTAGGTAATTAGTTGTTCTCAGTAACGATTGAATATAGAATATTAAAACCCCTACTAATTTATACAGAAACTATAATTTTCTCCAATAAATGTCTAAATGATTCTGACAGagttctaagtatttttctgCAATTGGAGAAAAGTTGTAAGTATGTATTATCCGATAacaggttttttttaatggaaatgaTTTGTGCATACAGGTAATGAAAACGGGCGCTATTGTAATCCTACCTTTCTTACGCTAAATAATCCCTAGGATTAGGAAAATAAGATTCAATCTCTGAACTCTGAAGTTatggtccaatttttacccttttgggatgacgtcacgatttcctttctcgctttctctttattcaAACAACAgtaacaaacaaacaaatgcgatgcgtttatttattattgattacttgtggttattttatgctcttgtcaatttgacatttttttatttttcacttattagttattacattgattacaatcgtaaactttcgaagcaattgtcaacaaaattgaaatttgatagttatttttgatcaatccaaatttatttctgatCCTAGAGTCCAATTATTACccatttgcgatgacgtcattatttagtaacttcacgtatgtttgagctaggatcagaaactaatttgaattgatcataaataactataaggTTAGATTGTAGTCGCAAGCCAtacccatgttatgaaattttctgaCAACTGCTTCGAAAGATTacgtttgtaatcaatgtaataagtgaaagaaattaaaaattgtcaaattgacaggaacataaaataaccacaaagtaaccagcaataaataaacatactACATATTCcggacaaaaaatgttgtccaCCTTTTTCCtatcatttcacaaaaatttggtgtagtttaagctttattgtcattatgattgacgtttgcaaattaaaatttgaaatttatgacTGTCACccataaaaacataaattatagACATAATTTGATTGACACATGTCAACATGTGAAGCGAGGTTATTCGTTCCTAAAGGTCGCTTTATAGCATATGTGAGTGGAATGAcagtggacgaaattttttgtccgccattgcaccgctattttgttttttaccctttctgtcgtttcaatagagagaaagcgaggaaggaaatcgtgacgtcatcACAAATGGGTAAAAACTGGACtctaataactatttttgcgttaaaatttgattaatagtgtcagttgtttgacgtttattagctatactcaattttatataaatgtgcatctaagcaagccatgaaaatctgattttctgttggtagtaaagctaaagctagtgactttaactttcaaagttgcttgctctgcgcgaacccgatttgactaattttttagtttttgtccattttaacattgctgatttcaaaagcaatgttacgtctttttactgattaaattaaggtaattcttatttgtttttgtctttgtatttttaccaagtaaagatttattggacatgaccttcataaatgtgacttttgtaatgtaactaaattaaaggtgcttttacaaatgcacagctcacttgatgaacatttatatgaaatctgacactgtcaaagtcatagcctttACATTTGTATTAACCATTGTCcgttattttcttcaaaagaaTTTTCTGCAAGTAAGATTCAGCCACTAAAGTGCACAGATAAATACATCCAAACtacaagaaataagaaaatctaaaatttgccaacaaatttGTTCACAATACGAAGATTTAATGCTCTTGTAAAATGCTAATTTTATGACTGACGGGTCTCGAGAGggtacctgctgcagtgtttgACCGATCCAAGAATTCTGAATACTTCTGCAACTTGAACTACACCTCGCccaaaagttttattactgTGCAACAGCCTTAAGCTGAAGTTTTTTCAAGGGATTGCTTTTAACCATGCTTGTTTGCGCTCTACATTTttaggaaatttgaaaacacttaCACCGCGATTGTTTTGTGCATTTCTTAAAGACGAGTCGTAATTACTTTTACAGCCTGTTACACAATACCTACTAGGCATGtttgaataatatttaaattttaaatacctgTTAGAAGTTAGAACCAACGATATTTCGTTTAACacacaaaagttaggttaggtttgTCTCGGTTTAACTTCCACCAAGTTGACGGCTTTAATTCCTGAAGAAAATGCCACAATTTATTTCACAACCTCTATACTAAATTCCCTTCAACATTTAAACAATTTGGTAgcttaaaattttggaaataaacaCAGTTTTCTGAAGTTAAAACGTTAAGATCACTGTGTACACAAATGCAAATCTGCACAAACTGACTCGGTCCTAGGTCTGCGAGCATTGTTGCCAAATTTACTTGAGCACGGCTCTACTTCATTTAACGTTGGCTAC comes from the Tenebrio molitor chromosome 9, icTenMoli1.1, whole genome shotgun sequence genome and includes:
- the LOC138139234 gene encoding cathepsin B-like cysteine proteinase 4 isoform X2, producing MKNLWIILFVTVLAVQSSVAVFNPPEDFWGHVKHNDKYYEWVSRKSEATDKLYDRFRKRKHPEEVDDFPVLKHKLESLPDIPKSFHYFDKWPTCVRAFIKDDVNVGSCDASWAMIPASILSDRLCIESNGSETSRLSAEDLLACCPECVTQQNGCGGGGAYNKLEGCMPYSKSSFVDQKSSQCEIQCTNPNFGTSYIADKHFGSLSYRLPNDELQIQVEIIKHGPVVAEITVYEDYLYYSEGIYEHVVGEKIGTDVVKIIGWYSDESVTAKTSDDRVNYWIVVTSWGDEWGVEGSSKFLRGTNQCGIESKVRAGRMSPRLDKNEYFDIRVPRSAERRSLFVAPIWFIIMSLINSIVLI
- the LOC138139234 gene encoding cathepsin B-like cysteine proteinase 4 isoform X1, with translation MKNLWIILFVTVLAVQSSVAVFNPPEDFWGHVKHNDKYYEWVSRKSEATDKLYDRFRKRKHPEEVDDFPVLKHKLESLPDIPKSFHYFDKWPTCVRAFIKDDVNVGSCDASWAMIPASILSDRLCIESNGSETSRLSAEDLLACCPECVTQQNGCGGGVVQKVFEFWMVQGIVSGGAYNKLEGCMPYSKSSFVDQKSSQCEIQCTNPNFGTSYIADKHFGSLSYRLPNDELQIQVEIIKHGPVVAEITVYEDYLYYSEGIYEHVVGEKIGTDVVKIIGWYSDESVTAKTSDDRVNYWIVVTSWGDEWGVEGSSKFLRGTNQCGIESKVRAGRMSPRLDKNEYFDIRVPRSAERRSLFVAPIWFIIMSLINSIVLI